In Hasllibacter sp. MH4015, the following proteins share a genomic window:
- a CDS encoding NADH-quinone oxidoreductase subunit A, translating into MTELLTEYAPILIFLGLAIGLGLALMLAAVVLAVSNPDPEKVSAYECGFNAFDDARMKFDVRFYLVAILFIIFDLEIAFLFPWAVAFPGLSDLAFWSMMVFLGVLTIGFAYEWKKGALEWE; encoded by the coding sequence ATGACCGAGCTTCTGACCGAATATGCGCCGATCCTGATCTTTCTGGGCCTTGCCATCGGCCTGGGCCTCGCCCTGATGCTCGCGGCGGTGGTTCTGGCGGTGTCAAACCCGGACCCCGAGAAGGTCAGCGCCTATGAATGCGGGTTCAATGCCTTCGACGACGCGCGGATGAAGTTCGACGTGCGTTTCTACCTCGTGGCGATCCTGTTCATCATTTTCGATCTGGAAATTGCCTTCCTTTTCCCCTGGGCCGTGGCCTTTCCGGGGCTGAGCGATCTGGCGTTCTGGTCGATGATGGTCTTCCTTGGCGTGCTGACCATCGGCTTCGCCTATGAGTGGAAGAAGGGCGCGCTGGAATGGGAGTGA
- a CDS encoding trypsin-like peptidase domain-containing protein produces MAAIARRRDLGLASVFALGLMSTLAVAQNASPPVDDGTRTPGQIGPENRVQLSMFEPEGAERFPGWEDVADAVVRVSCNGGSTGGGVLIGAGDLMITAGHVFFNEDGSQSTDRTNCVAIHPRGDVVTIRDDTIKSGGFAVPAALGTHFSVGVTAVDWAIVELSRAPHRAAPLPLAGRDELILYQGQPVLNISGPHDNFEVSGFLAQVCTYFGTPPTASALDENNRIYGRPAAPGDELRVARYDCDLGLGGSGSPIIGWYQGEPYVWGILTDSLRGQDRCERVQRTSCYSAGPLVTAMDMVPR; encoded by the coding sequence GTGGCGGCAATCGCACGACGTAGGGATCTTGGCCTGGCGAGCGTCTTCGCCCTTGGTCTGATGTCCACGCTGGCGGTCGCCCAGAACGCGAGCCCCCCCGTTGACGACGGCACCCGAACACCCGGCCAGATCGGCCCGGAAAATCGCGTCCAGCTCAGTATGTTCGAACCCGAGGGTGCAGAGAGGTTTCCGGGATGGGAGGATGTGGCCGATGCGGTCGTGCGCGTGTCGTGCAATGGCGGCAGTACCGGCGGCGGTGTCCTGATCGGCGCGGGCGACTTGATGATCACGGCGGGCCATGTCTTCTTCAACGAGGACGGGAGCCAGAGCACCGACCGGACGAATTGCGTGGCGATCCATCCCCGTGGCGACGTGGTGACGATCCGGGACGACACGATCAAGTCCGGCGGTTTTGCTGTGCCCGCGGCCCTCGGCACCCATTTCTCCGTCGGCGTGACGGCGGTGGATTGGGCGATCGTGGAACTCAGCCGCGCGCCCCATCGCGCGGCCCCTTTGCCGCTTGCGGGTCGCGATGAGTTGATCCTTTACCAGGGGCAGCCGGTGCTCAACATCTCCGGCCCCCATGACAATTTCGAGGTTTCGGGCTTCCTGGCGCAGGTTTGTACCTATTTCGGCACGCCGCCCACGGCGTCGGCGCTGGATGAGAACAACCGGATCTACGGGCGCCCCGCCGCACCGGGCGACGAGTTGCGTGTGGCGCGGTACGATTGCGACCTTGGGCTTGGCGGCTCCGGCTCTCCGATCATCGGGTGGTACCAGGGCGAACCCTATGTCTGGGGCATCCTGACCGACAGCCTGCGCGGTCAGGACAGGTGCGAGCGGGTCCAGCGGACCTCGTGCTATTCCGCGGGGCCGTTGGTGACGGCGATGGACATGGTGCCGCGATAG
- a CDS encoding NADH-quinone oxidoreductase subunit B family protein, translated as MGVATTPNHAGADREVATQTLNRELQDKGFLVTSSEDIINWARTGSLHWMTFGLACCAVEMMHTSMPRYDAERFGIAPRASPRQSDVMIVAGTLTNKMAPALRKVYDQMPEPRYVISMGSCANGGGYYHYSYSVVRGCDRIVPVDIYVPGCPPTAEALLYGILQLQRKIRRTGTITR; from the coding sequence ATGGGTGTAGCAACGACCCCCAACCACGCCGGTGCCGACCGAGAGGTCGCCACGCAGACGCTGAATCGGGAGCTTCAGGACAAGGGCTTCCTCGTCACCTCGTCGGAGGACATCATCAACTGGGCGCGCACCGGCTCGCTGCATTGGATGACGTTTGGCCTGGCGTGTTGCGCGGTCGAGATGATGCACACCTCCATGCCCCGCTATGATGCCGAGCGTTTCGGGATCGCACCCCGCGCCTCCCCCCGGCAATCGGACGTCATGATCGTGGCGGGCACGCTGACCAACAAGATGGCGCCGGCGCTGCGCAAGGTCTATGACCAGATGCCCGAGCCGCGCTACGTGATTTCCATGGGGTCGTGTGCCAATGGCGGCGGATACTACCACTACAGTTATTCCGTCGTGCGCGGCTGCGACCGGATCGTGCCTGTTGACATTTACGTGCCCGGCTGCCCGCCCACGGCGGAGGCGCTGCTATACGGTATCTTGCAATTGCAGCGGAAGATCCGCCGCACGGGGACGATCACGCGATAG
- a CDS encoding NADH-quinone oxidoreductase subunit C, with product MTAALQELADYLSEKRADDVLSTDINSVGELSVDVAPGGIGSFVEFLKTDRTCRFSTLIDITAVDYPTRDRRFDVVYHFLSMYQNHRVRVKAAIREDDTVPSITGVHAAAGWYEREIYDMFGILFTGHNDLRRILTDYGFRGHPLRKDFPTTGYTEVRYDEELKRVVYEPVKLVQEYRQFDFMSPWEGAEYILPGDEKADGDAAK from the coding sequence ATGACCGCAGCCTTGCAAGAACTGGCCGATTACCTGTCCGAAAAGCGGGCCGATGACGTGCTGTCGACCGATATCAACTCGGTCGGGGAGCTGAGCGTCGACGTGGCCCCCGGTGGCATTGGCAGCTTCGTGGAGTTTCTCAAGACCGACAGGACCTGCCGGTTCTCCACACTTATCGACATCACGGCGGTCGATTACCCCACGCGGGACCGGCGCTTTGATGTCGTCTATCATTTCCTGAGCATGTACCAGAACCACCGTGTCCGCGTGAAAGCGGCGATCCGGGAGGATGACACGGTTCCGTCGATCACCGGCGTCCATGCCGCCGCCGGTTGGTACGAGCGCGAAATCTACGACATGTTCGGCATCCTTTTCACCGGCCACAATGATTTGCGCCGCATCCTCACGGATTACGGTTTTCGCGGGCATCCCCTGCGCAAGGATTTCCCGACCACGGGTTATACCGAGGTCCGCTATGACGAGGAACTCAAGCGCGTGGTCTATGAGCCGGTGAAGCTGGTTCAGGAATACCGCCAGTTCGATTTCATGTCGCCGTGGGAGGGCGCGGAATACATCCTGCCGGGTGACGAGAAGGCCGATGGGGACGCCGCAAAATGA
- a CDS encoding nuclear transport factor 2 family protein encodes MSDAYAQVMQVVHAYGEAVYYARADVFEDMCHDRFQMTLVEPEGSTFWDKAAYLDRVRGRSAFDGAASYGITSVDVAGDEIARAHLWVDVPPLRYEDHLGFVKEGGSWKLLTKVFRTAAHLDVQE; translated from the coding sequence ATGAGCGACGCCTACGCGCAAGTGATGCAGGTCGTGCACGCCTACGGTGAGGCGGTCTACTATGCGCGGGCGGATGTGTTCGAAGATATGTGCCATGACCGCTTCCAGATGACGCTGGTGGAGCCCGAGGGTAGCACGTTTTGGGATAAGGCCGCGTATTTGGACCGCGTGCGCGGACGTAGCGCGTTTGACGGCGCTGCGTCGTATGGAATTACGAGCGTTGATGTGGCGGGCGACGAGATAGCGCGCGCGCATCTGTGGGTGGATGTGCCGCCCCTGCGCTATGAGGATCACTTGGGGTTCGTGAAAGAAGGTGGGTCGTGGAAACTGCTCACCAAAGTTTTCCGTACCGCGGCCCATTTGGACGTGCAGGAGTAA
- a CDS encoding NADH-quinone oxidoreductase subunit D, protein MMDGDIRTNTYDDGSTDFETGEQQIRNFNLNFGPQHPAAHGVLRLVLELDGEICERCDPHIGLLHRGTEKLMESRTYLQNLPYFDRLDYVGTMNQEHAWCLAIERLTKTEVPRRAQLIRVLYCEIGRILNHLLNVTTQALDVGALTPPLWGFEEREKLMIFYERASGARLHAAYFRPGGVHQDLPPELIEDIDAWADNFPKALDDIDTLLTENRIFKQRNADIGIVTEEDIQNWAFSGVMVRGSGFAWDLRRAQPYECYDEFDFQIPVGKNGDCYDRYLCRMAEMRESQKIIKQACEKLRNEPGEVMARGKMTPPTRGDMKTSMEALIHHFKLYTEGFHVPEGEIYAAVEAPKGEFGVYLVADGTNKPYRAKLRAPGFPHLQAMDYLCKGHQLADVSAILGSLDIVFGEVDR, encoded by the coding sequence ATGATGGACGGTGACATCCGCACGAACACCTATGACGACGGATCGACCGATTTCGAGACGGGCGAACAGCAAATCCGCAACTTCAACCTGAACTTCGGACCCCAGCATCCGGCGGCCCACGGTGTGTTGCGTCTGGTGCTGGAGTTGGACGGCGAGATTTGCGAGCGCTGCGATCCGCATATCGGCCTGCTCCATCGCGGCACCGAAAAGCTGATGGAGAGCCGCACCTATCTCCAGAACCTGCCCTATTTCGACCGCCTGGATTACGTGGGCACGATGAACCAGGAACATGCCTGGTGCCTGGCGATCGAACGGTTGACGAAGACAGAAGTGCCGCGCCGCGCGCAGCTGATCCGCGTGCTTTATTGTGAGATCGGGCGCATCCTGAACCACCTGCTGAACGTGACGACGCAGGCGCTGGACGTGGGTGCGCTGACCCCGCCGCTTTGGGGGTTCGAGGAGCGTGAGAAGCTGATGATCTTCTACGAGCGGGCCTCGGGCGCGCGGCTCCACGCCGCCTATTTCCGGCCCGGCGGTGTGCATCAGGACCTGCCGCCGGAGCTGATCGAGGATATCGACGCCTGGGCCGACAATTTCCCCAAGGCGCTTGATGACATCGACACGCTCTTGACGGAAAACCGCATCTTCAAGCAGCGGAATGCTGACATTGGGATCGTGACCGAAGAAGACATCCAGAATTGGGCGTTCTCGGGCGTGATGGTGCGTGGCTCGGGTTTCGCCTGGGACTTGCGGCGCGCGCAGCCCTATGAATGCTACGACGAATTCGACTTCCAGATCCCTGTGGGCAAGAACGGTGATTGCTACGACCGCTACCTCTGCCGAATGGCGGAGATGCGCGAGAGCCAGAAGATCATCAAGCAGGCCTGCGAGAAGCTGCGCAATGAACCCGGAGAGGTCATGGCGCGGGGCAAGATGACGCCACCCACGCGCGGCGACATGAAGACCTCGATGGAAGCGTTGATCCACCACTTCAAGCTCTACACCGAAGGCTTCCACGTGCCGGAGGGCGAGATTTACGCTGCCGTCGAAGCGCCCAAGGGTGAATTCGGGGTCTACCTGGTGGCGGACGGCACCAACAAACCCTACCGCGCCAAACTGCGCGCGCCGGGTTTCCCGCATCTGCAGGCGATGGATTACCTTTGCAAGGGCCACCAACTGGCGGATGTTTCGGCGATCCTGGGGTCGCTCGATATCGTGTTTGGGGAAGTGGATCGCTGA